The following coding sequences are from one Musa acuminata AAA Group cultivar baxijiao chromosome BXJ2-4, Cavendish_Baxijiao_AAA, whole genome shotgun sequence window:
- the LOC135609593 gene encoding 4-coumarate--CoA ligase 3-like gives MKSYSMPEETIFRSKLPDIPIDNRRPLHAYCFERLADFADRPCIIDGASGAVMSYADVHLAARRAASGLHRLGVGRGQVIMILLRNSPEFVVAFLAASHRGAVATTANPFYTPAEIHKQAAASGARVIVTESCYVDKVREFARERGVTVVCVDGPPEGCLHFSELLAADERDLPEVDIDPDDVVALPYSSGTTGLPKGVMLTHRGLITSVAQQVDGGNPNLYFHEEDVLLCVLPLFHIYSLNSVLLCGLRAGAAILIMRKFEISAMLELVQRHRVTVAPLVPPIVLEIVKSPLVDSYDLSSVRTVLSGAAPMGKELVDKFMARLPNATLGQGYGMTEAGPVLSMCLSFAKEPFPVKSGACGTVVRNAELKVVDPDTGASLGRNQPGEICIRGAQIMKGYLNDAKATRNTIDEEDWLHTGDVGFVDDDDEIFIVDRLKEIIKYKGFQVAPAELEALLIAHHDIADAAVVPMKDEVAGEVPVAFVVRSSGSQITEDEIKRSVSKQVVFYKRINKVFFTEAIPKAPSGKILRKDLRAKLGSQFPSA, from the exons ATGAAGTCATACTCGATGCCGGAGGAGACCATTTTTCGGTCGAAGCTGCCGGACATCCCGATCGACAACCGCAGACCGCTTCACGCCTACTGCTTCGAGCGGCTGGCCGACTTCGCCGACCGCCCCTGCATCATCGACGGCGCCAGCGGCGCCGTCATGAGCTATGCTGACGTCCACCTCGCCGCCCGACGTGCCGCCTCAGGCCTGCACCGCCTCGGGGTAGGGCGGGGGCAGGTCATCATGATCCTCCTCCGCAACTCCCCCGAGTTCGTCGTCGCCTTCCTCGCTGCCTCCCATCGTGGCGCCGTCGCCACCACCGCCAACCCCTTCTACACCCCGGCCGAGATCCACAAGCAGGCTGCGGCCTCCGGCGCCCGCGTTATCGTCACGGAGTCCTGCTACGTCGATAAAGTGCGCGAATTCGCCCGAGAGAGGGGCGTCACCGTCGTCTGCGTCGACGGGCCTCCCGAGGGCTGCCTCCATTTCTCCGAGCTTCTGGCAGCCGACGAGCGCGACCTTCCCGAGGTCGACATCGACCCCGACGACGTGGTGGCGCTGCCGTACTCGTCGGGGACGACGGGGCTGCCCAAGGGCGTCATGCTGACGCACCGGGGCCTAATCACCAGCGTGGCCCAACAGGTCGACGGCGGCAACCCCAACCTCTACTTCCACGAGGAGGACGTGCTGCTGTGCGTGCTGCCGCTGTTCCATATCTACTCGCTGAACTCAGTGCTGCTCTGCGGGCTGCGGGCGGGCGCCGCCATCCTGATCATGAGGAAGTTCGAGATCTCGGCCATGCTTGAACTGGTGCAGCGGCACCGCGTGACGGTGGCCCCGCTGGTGCCGCCGATCGTGCTGGAGATCGTCAAGAGCCCACTGGTCGACAGCTACGACTTGTCATCGGTGAGGACGGTGTTGTCGGGGGCGGCACCGATGGGGAAGGAGCTGGTAGACAAGTTCATGGCCAGGCTCCCAAACGCTACGCTCGGCCAG GGATACGGGATGACCGAAGCCGGGCCGGTGCTCTCCATGTGCCTCTCCTTCGCCAAGGAGCCGTTCCCGGTGAAGTCGGGTGCGTGCGGCACAGTGGTGAGGAACGCGGAGCTGAAGGTCGTCGACCCCGACACGGGCGCATCGCTCGGCCGCAACCAGCCCGGCGAGATCTGCATCCGAGGAGCTCAAATCATGAAAG GATATCTCAATGATGCAAAAGCGACGAGGAACACGATAGACGAGGAAGATTGGCTGCACACCGGAGACGTCGGTTTCGTGGACGATGACGACGAGATCTTCATCGTCGACAGGCTGAAGGAGATCATCAAGTACAAGGGATTCCAGGTGGCCCCAGCCGAGCTCGAAGCATTGCTGATCGCCCACCACGACATTGCCGATGCTGCCGTCGTCCC GATGAAAGATGAAGTGGCTGGGGAAGTTCCCGTTGCGTTCGTCGTCCGGTCGAGTGGGTCTCAGATCACGGAGGACGAGATCAAGCGATCCGTGTCGAAACAG GTGGTGTTCTACAAGAGGATCAACAAGGTTTTCTTCACCGAGGCCATTCCCAAGGCTCCGTCCGGCAAAATACTGAGGAAGGATCTGAGAGCAAAGCTGGGAAGCCAGTTTCCATCCGCTTGA
- the LOC135582108 gene encoding 26S proteasome regulatory subunit 4 homolog isoform X1, whose protein sequence is MGQGTPGGMGKQGLPGDRKRDGDKKDKKFEPAAPPSRVGRKQRRQKGPEAAARLPAVTPLSKCRLRLLKLERVKDYLLMEEEFVANQERLRPQEEKNEEDRSKVDDLRGSPMSVGNLEELIDENHAIVSSSVGPEYYVSILSFVDKDQLEPGCAILMHNKVLSVVGLLQDEVDPMVSVMKVEKAPLESYADIGGLDSQIQEIKEAVELPLTHPELYEDIGIRPPKGVILYGEPGTGKTLLAKAVANSTSATFLRVVGSELIQKYLGDGPKLVRELFRVADELSPSIVFIDEIDAVGTKRYDAHSGGEREIQRTMLELLNQLDGFDSRGDVKVILATNRIESLDPALLRPGRIDRKIEFPLPDIKTRRRIFQIHTSRMTLADDVNLEEFVMTKDEFSGADIKAICTEAGLLALRERRMKVTHTDFKKAKEKVMFKKKEGVPEGLYM, encoded by the exons ATGGGCCAGGGAACCCCCGGCGGCATGGGCAAGCAGGGCCTCCCCGGTGATCGGAAGCGGGACGGCGACAAGAAGGACAAGAAGTTCGAGCCGGCGGCGCCGCCGTCCCGCGTGGGAAGGAAGCAGCGCAGGCAGAAGGGGCCCGAGGCCGCCGCCCGTCTCCCCGCCGTCACCCCGCTTTCTAAGTGCCGCCTACGGCTACTCAAGCTCGAGCGCGTCAAGGACTACCTCCTCATGGAGGAGGAGTTCGTCGCCAACCAGGAGCGCCTCCGCCCCCAGGAGGAGAAGAACGAGGAGGACCGATCCAAGGTCGACGACCTCCGGGGGTCGCCCATGAGtgtcgggaacctcgaggagctcATTGACGAGAACCACGCCATCGTTTCGTCGTCGGTTGGGCCGGAATACTACGTCAGCATCCTGTCCTTTGTCGATAAGGATCAACTGGAGCCGGGATGTGCCATCCTTATGCACAACAAG GTTCTGTCAGTTGTTGGGCTTCTTCAGGATGAAGTTGATCCTATGGTTTCTGTCATGAAAGTTGAAAAAGCTCCTTTGGAATCCTATGCTGATATTGGCGGTTTAGATTCACAAATCCAAGAAATTAAAGAAGCTGTGGAACTACCTCTGACACATCCTGAACTGTATGAAGATATTGGCATTAGACCTCCCAAGGGAGTCATACTTTATGGGGAGCCAGGAACTGGTAAAACTTTACTTGCCAAG GCTGTGGCTAACTCAACATCAGCAACTTTCCTGCGTGTTGTTGGAAGTGAGTTGATTCAGAAATATTTGGGTGATGGCCCAAAACTTGTTAGGGAACTGTTCAGAGTGGCGGATGAACTTTCTCCTTCTATAGTCTTCATTGATGAGATAGATGCAGTTGGCACCAAAAG ATATGATGCTCATTCTGGCGGTGAGCGTGAAATACAGAGAACCATGTTGGAGTTGCTGAACCAGTTAGATGGTTTTGACTCAAGGGGGGATGTTAAAGTCATTCTTGCAACCAACAGAATTGAAAGCCTCGATCCAGCCTTGCTTCGACCTGGTCGTATTGATAGGAAGATTGAATTCCCTCTTCCAGATATTAAAACAAGACGCCGAATTTTTCAG ATACACACCTCTAGAATGACACTGGCAGATGATGTCAACCTGGAAGAATttgtcatgacaaaggatgagttTTCTGGAGCTGATATTAAGGCAATCTGTACTGAAGCTGGCTTGCTTGCTTTAAGAGAGCGTAGGATGAAG GTAACTCATACCGACTTTAAGAAGGCCAAGGAGAAGGTAATGTTTAAGAAGAAGGAAGGGGTACCAGAGGGACTCTACAT GTAA
- the LOC135582108 gene encoding 26S proteasome regulatory subunit 4 homolog isoform X2, with protein sequence MGQGTPGGMGKQGLPGDRKRDGDKKDKKFEPAAPPSRVGRKQRRQKGPEAAARLPAVTPLSKCRLRLLKLERVKDYLLMEEEFVANQERLRPQEEKNEEDRSKVDDLRGSPMSVGNLEELIDENHAIVSSSVGPEYYVSILSFVDKDQLEPGCAILMHNKVLSVVGLLQDEVDPMVSVMKVEKAPLESYADIGGLDSQIQEIKEAVELPLTHPELYEDIGIRPPKGVILYGEPGTGKTLLAKAVANSTSATFLRVVGSELIQKYLGDGPKLVRELFRVADELSPSIVFIDEIDAVGTKRYDAHSGGEREIQRTMLELLNQLDGFDSRGDVKVILATNRIESLDPALLRPGRIDRKIEFPLPDIKTRRRIFQIHTSRMTLADDVNLEEFVMTKDEFSGADIKAICTEAGLLALRERRMKVTHTDFKKAKEKVMFKKKEGVPEGLYM encoded by the exons ATGGGCCAGGGAACCCCCGGCGGCATGGGCAAGCAGGGCCTCCCCGGTGATCGGAAGCGGGACGGCGACAAGAAGGACAAGAAGTTCGAGCCGGCGGCGCCGCCGTCCCGCGTGGGAAGGAAGCAGCGCAGGCAGAAGGGGCCCGAGGCCGCCGCCCGTCTCCCCGCCGTCACCCCGCTTTCTAAGTGCCGCCTACGGCTACTCAAGCTCGAGCGCGTCAAGGACTACCTCCTCATGGAGGAGGAGTTCGTCGCCAACCAGGAGCGCCTCCGCCCCCAGGAGGAGAAGAACGAGGAGGACCGATCCAAGGTCGACGACCTCCGGGGGTCGCCCATGAGtgtcgggaacctcgaggagctcATTGACGAGAACCACGCCATCGTTTCGTCGTCGGTTGGGCCGGAATACTACGTCAGCATCCTGTCCTTTGTCGATAAGGATCAACTGGAGCCGGGATGTGCCATCCTTATGCACAACAAG GTTCTGTCAGTTGTTGGGCTTCTTCAGGATGAAGTTGATCCTATGGTTTCTGTCATGAAAGTTGAAAAAGCTCCTTTGGAATCCTATGCTGATATTGGCGGTTTAGATTCACAAATCCAAGAAATTAAAGAAGCTGTGGAACTACCTCTGACACATCCTGAACTGTATGAAGATATTGGCATTAGACCTCCCAAGGGAGTCATACTTTATGGGGAGCCAGGAACTGGTAAAACTTTACTTGCCAAG GCTGTGGCTAACTCAACATCAGCAACTTTCCTGCGTGTTGTTGGAAGTGAGTTGATTCAGAAATATTTGGGTGATGGCCCAAAACTTGTTAGGGAACTGTTCAGAGTGGCGGATGAACTTTCTCCTTCTATAGTCTTCATTGATGAGATAGATGCAGTTGGCACCAAAAG ATATGATGCTCATTCTGGCGGTGAGCGTGAAATACAGAGAACCATGTTGGAGTTGCTGAACCAGTTAGATGGTTTTGACTCAAGGGGGGATGTTAAAGTCATTCTTGCAACCAACAGAATTGAAAGCCTCGATCCAGCCTTGCTTCGACCTGGTCGTATTGATAGGAAGATTGAATTCCCTCTTCCAGATATTAAAACAAGACGCCGAATTTTTCAG ATACACACCTCTAGAATGACACTGGCAGATGATGTCAACCTGGAAGAATttgtcatgacaaaggatgagttTTCTGGAGCTGATATTAAGGCAATCTGTACTGAAGCTGGCTTGCTTGCTTTAAGAGAGCGTAGGATGAAG GTAACTCATACCGACTTTAAGAAGGCCAAGGAGAAGGTAATGTTTAAGAAGAAGGAAGGGGTACCAGAGGGACTCTACATGTGA
- the LOC103980722 gene encoding 26S proteasome regulatory subunit 4 homolog isoform X1, translating into MGQGTPGGMGKQGLPGDRKRDGDKKDKKFEPAAPPSRVGRKQRRQKGPEAAARLPAVTPLSKCRLRVLKLERIKDYLLMEEEFVANQERLRPQEEKNEEDRSKVDDLRGSPMSVGNLEELIDENHAIVSSSVGPEYYVSILSFVDKDQLEPGCAILMHNKVLSVVGLLQDEVDPMVSVMKVEKAPLESYADIGGLDSQIQEIKEAVELPLTHPELYEDIGIRPPKGVILYGEPGTGKTLLAKAVANSTSATFLRVVGSELIQKYLGDGPKLVRELFRVADELSPSIVFIDEIDAVGTKRYDAHSGGEREIQRTMLELLNQLDGFDSRGDVKVILATNRIESLDPALLRPGRIDRKIEFPLPDIKTRRRIFQIHTSRMTLADDVNLEEFVMTKDEFSGADIKAICTEAGLLALRERRMKVTHADFKKAKEKVMFKKKEGVPEGLYM; encoded by the exons ATGGGCCAGGGAACCCCCGGCGGCATGGGGAAGCAGGGCCTCCCCGGTGATCGAAAGCGGGATGGCGACAAGAAGGACAAGAAGTTCGAGCCGGCGGCGCCACCGTCCCGCGTGGGACGGAAGCAGCGCAGGCAGAAGGGGCCCGAGGCCGCTGCCCGTCTCCCCGCCGTCACCCCGCTCTCTAAGTGCCGCCTGCGGGTACTCAAGCTCGAGCGCATCAAGGACTACCTTCTCATGGAAGAGGAGTTCGTCGCCAACCAGGAGCGCCTCCGCCCCCAGGAGGAGAAGAACGAGGAGGACCGATCCAAGGTCGACGACCTCCGGGGGTCGCCCATGAGtgtcgggaacctcgaggagcttATTGACGAGAACCACGCGATCGTTTCGTCGTCGGTCGGGCCGGAATACTACGTCAGCATCCTGTCTTTTGTCGATAAGGATCAACTGGAGCCGGGATGTGCCATCCTTATGCACAACAAG GTTCTGTCAGTTGTTGGGCTTCTTCAGGATGAAGTTGATCCTATGGTTTCTGTCATGAAAGTTGAAAAAGCTCCTTTGGAATCTTATGCTGATATTGGCGGTTTAGATTCACAAATCCAAGAAATTAAAGAAGCTGTGGAACTTCCTCTGACACATCCTGAACTGTATGAAGATATTGGCATCAGACCTCCCAAGGGAGTCATACTTTATGGGGAGCCAGGAACTGGTAAAACTTTACTTGCCAAG GCTGTGGCTAACTCAACATCAGCAACTTTCCTGCGTGTTGTTGGAAGTGAGTTGATTCAGAAATATTTGGGTGATGGCCCAAAACTTGTCCGAGAACTATTCAGAGTGGCTGATGAACTTTCTCCTTCTATAGTCTTCATTGATGAGATAGATGCAGTTGGCACCAAAAG atATGATGCTCATTCTGGCGGTGAGCGTGAAATACAGAGAACCATGTTGGAGTTGCTGAACCAGTTAGATGGTTTTGACTCTAGAGGGGATGTTAAAGTCATTCTTGCAACCAACAGAATTGAAAGCCTCGATCCAGCCTTGCTTCGACCTGGTCGTATTGATAGGAAGATTGAATTCCCTCTTCCAGATATTAAAACAAGACGCCGAATTTTTCAA ATACACACCTCTAGAATGACACTGGCAGATGATGTCAACCTGGAAGAATttgtcatgacaaaggatgagttTTCTGGAGCTGATATTAAGGCAATCTGTACTGAAGCTGGCTTGCTTGCTTTAAGAGAGCGTAGGATGAAG GTAACTCATGCAGACTTTAAGAAGGCCAAGGAGAAGGTAATGTTTAAGAAGAAGGAAGGGGTACCAGAGGGACTCTACAT GTAA
- the LOC103980722 gene encoding 26S proteasome regulatory subunit 4 homolog isoform X2 translates to MGQGTPGGMGKQGLPGDRKRDGDKKDKKFEPAAPPSRVGRKQRRQKGPEAAARLPAVTPLSKCRLRVLKLERIKDYLLMEEEFVANQERLRPQEEKNEEDRSKVDDLRGSPMSVGNLEELIDENHAIVSSSVGPEYYVSILSFVDKDQLEPGCAILMHNKVLSVVGLLQDEVDPMVSVMKVEKAPLESYADIGGLDSQIQEIKEAVELPLTHPELYEDIGIRPPKGVILYGEPGTGKTLLAKAVANSTSATFLRVVGSELIQKYLGDGPKLVRELFRVADELSPSIVFIDEIDAVGTKRYDAHSGGEREIQRTMLELLNQLDGFDSRGDVKVILATNRIESLDPALLRPGRIDRKIEFPLPDIKTRRRIFQIHTSRMTLADDVNLEEFVMTKDEFSGADIKAICTEAGLLALRERRMKVTHADFKKAKEKVMFKKKEGVPEGLYM, encoded by the exons ATGGGCCAGGGAACCCCCGGCGGCATGGGGAAGCAGGGCCTCCCCGGTGATCGAAAGCGGGATGGCGACAAGAAGGACAAGAAGTTCGAGCCGGCGGCGCCACCGTCCCGCGTGGGACGGAAGCAGCGCAGGCAGAAGGGGCCCGAGGCCGCTGCCCGTCTCCCCGCCGTCACCCCGCTCTCTAAGTGCCGCCTGCGGGTACTCAAGCTCGAGCGCATCAAGGACTACCTTCTCATGGAAGAGGAGTTCGTCGCCAACCAGGAGCGCCTCCGCCCCCAGGAGGAGAAGAACGAGGAGGACCGATCCAAGGTCGACGACCTCCGGGGGTCGCCCATGAGtgtcgggaacctcgaggagcttATTGACGAGAACCACGCGATCGTTTCGTCGTCGGTCGGGCCGGAATACTACGTCAGCATCCTGTCTTTTGTCGATAAGGATCAACTGGAGCCGGGATGTGCCATCCTTATGCACAACAAG GTTCTGTCAGTTGTTGGGCTTCTTCAGGATGAAGTTGATCCTATGGTTTCTGTCATGAAAGTTGAAAAAGCTCCTTTGGAATCTTATGCTGATATTGGCGGTTTAGATTCACAAATCCAAGAAATTAAAGAAGCTGTGGAACTTCCTCTGACACATCCTGAACTGTATGAAGATATTGGCATCAGACCTCCCAAGGGAGTCATACTTTATGGGGAGCCAGGAACTGGTAAAACTTTACTTGCCAAG GCTGTGGCTAACTCAACATCAGCAACTTTCCTGCGTGTTGTTGGAAGTGAGTTGATTCAGAAATATTTGGGTGATGGCCCAAAACTTGTCCGAGAACTATTCAGAGTGGCTGATGAACTTTCTCCTTCTATAGTCTTCATTGATGAGATAGATGCAGTTGGCACCAAAAG atATGATGCTCATTCTGGCGGTGAGCGTGAAATACAGAGAACCATGTTGGAGTTGCTGAACCAGTTAGATGGTTTTGACTCTAGAGGGGATGTTAAAGTCATTCTTGCAACCAACAGAATTGAAAGCCTCGATCCAGCCTTGCTTCGACCTGGTCGTATTGATAGGAAGATTGAATTCCCTCTTCCAGATATTAAAACAAGACGCCGAATTTTTCAA ATACACACCTCTAGAATGACACTGGCAGATGATGTCAACCTGGAAGAATttgtcatgacaaaggatgagttTTCTGGAGCTGATATTAAGGCAATCTGTACTGAAGCTGGCTTGCTTGCTTTAAGAGAGCGTAGGATGAAG GTAACTCATGCAGACTTTAAGAAGGCCAAGGAGAAGGTAATGTTTAAGAAGAAGGAAGGGGTACCAGAGGGACTCTACATGTGA
- the LOC135609595 gene encoding mitogen-activated protein kinase kinase 5-like produces MRPGQDPSTRPGPPSRTRRRPDLTLPLPLRDASLAVPLPLPPPSAPAAPPQVPDLADLERVRRVGSGAGGTVWMVRHRLTGRVYALKVIHGHHDDGVRRQMRREIEILRATDSPSVVRCHGCYDRGGEIQVLLEYMDGGSLEGRRIASEAQLADVARQVLAGLAYLHRRRIVHRDIKPSNLLINGAGEVKIADFGVGRILAQTMDPCNSAVGTIAYMSPERINTDLNEGAYDGRAGDIWSFGVSVLEFYLGRFPFGERLGRQGDWASLMVAICYAAPPEAPPTASPEFRSFVASCLQKEPARRLTASQLLRHPFVAQSPVAAPPDLSSLRLG; encoded by the coding sequence ATGAGACCCGGCCAGGACCCCTCGACTCGGCCCGGCCCACCGAGCCGCACCCGGCGCCGCCCCGACCTCACCCTTCCCCTCCCCCTCCGCGACGCCTCCCTCGccgtccccctccccctccccccgccCTCCGCCCCCGCCGCACCCCCGCAGGTCCCCGATCTCGCCGACCTCGAGCGCGTCCGCCGCGTCGGCAGCGGCGCGGGCGGCACGGTGTGGATGGTCCGCCACCGCCTCACCGGCCGCGTCTACGCGCTCAAGGTGATCCATGGCCACCACGACGACGGCGTCCGGCGCCAGATGCGCCGCGAGATCGAGATCCTCCGCGCCACCGACAGCCCCTCCGTGGTGCGGTGCCACGGGTGCTACGACCGGGGCGGGGAGATCCAGGTGCTCCTTGAGTACATGGACGGCGGGTCCCTGGAAGGCCGccgcatcgcctcggaggcccagCTCGCCGACGTGGCGCGGCAGGTCCTGGCGGGGCTCGCGTACCTCCACCGCCGCCGGATCGTGCACCGCGACATCAAGCCGTCCAACCTCCTGATCAACGGCGCGGGGGAGGTCAAGATCGCCGACTTCGGAGTCGGCCGGATCCTGGCGCAGACGATGGACCCCTGCAACTCCGCGGTTGGGACGATCGCCTACATGAGCCCCGAGCGGATCAACACCGACCTCAACGAGGGCGCCTACGACGGCCGCGCCGGCGACATCTGGAGCTTCGGGGTCAGCGTCCTCGAGTTCTACCTGGGCCGCTTCCCCTTCGGCGAGCGGCTCGGGAGGCAGGGCGACTGGGCGAGTCTCATGGTGGCCATCTGCTACGCGGCGCCGCCGGAGGCGCCGCCCACCGCATCCCCGGAGTTCCGTAGCTTCGTCGCTTCCTGCCTGCAGAAGGAGCCCGCGCGGAGGCTCACGGCGTCGCAGCTCCTGCGCCATCCCTTCGTGGCCCAGTCGCCGGTGGCCGCTCCGCCGGATCTCTCATCTCTGAGACTCGGATAG
- the LOC135609597 gene encoding probable xyloglucan glycosyltransferase 5, with protein MASSLDLSAWWAKKIRNGTPVVVTMQNPNYSVVEIDGPGAAAFRSMDKDRGKNAKQFTWVLLLKAHRAVGCVAWLATALWALLRAVKKRLLLRRGFSTESDKPGKGRSLLRFLRAFLVLSVVMLAFEMIAYWKGWHFKKPNLHLPDNLHIPEATEIRGWMHTAYLSWLAFRADYIAYPIQVVTNFCIVLFIIQSLDRMILCLGCFWIKLKKIKPSINGDPFKSDHIEGSGSEYPMVLVQIPMCNEREVYEQSISAACQIDWPRDRLLVQVLDDSDDETIKLLIRAEVSKWSQRGINIVYRHRLIRTGYKAGNLKSAMSCDYVKDFEFVAIFDADFTPNPDFLKKTIPHFKRNPELGLVQARWSFVNKDENLLTRLQNINLCFHFEVEQQVNGIFLNFFGFNGTAGVWRIKALEDSGGWLERTTVEDMDIAVRAHLNGWKFIFLNDVKVLCEVPESFEAYRKQQHRWHSGPMHLFRVCLPAIIASKISIWKKANLVLLFFLLRKLILPFYSFTLFCVILPLSMFVPEAELPIWVICYIPVLMSLLNILPAPRSLPFIVPYLLFENTMSVTKFNAMVVGLFQLGSSYEWIVTKKAGRSSESDLLMAAERDSKPIHRGVLEGELVELNKLKDQQVAAPPPAKKENQIYKKELALALLLLTAAFRSLLSAQGIHFYFLLFQGVSFLLVGLDLIGEQMS; from the exons ATGGCCTCAAGCTTGGATCTTTCCGCCTGGTGGGCGAAGAAAATCCGAAATGGCACGCCGGTGGTGGTGACGATGCAGAACCCGAACTACTCGGTCGTCGAGATCGACGGCCCCGGCGCCGCTGCTTTCCGGTCGATGGACAAGGACCGAGGGAAGAACGCGAAGCAGTTCACCTGGGTCTTGCTGCTCAAGGCCCATCGAGCTGTCGGCTGCGTTGCTTGGTTGGCGACCGCACTGTGGGCGCTGCTCCGCGCCGTCAAGAAGAGGTTGCTCTTGCGGCGGGGATTCTCCACGGAGAGCGACAAGCCTGGCAAGGGCAGGTCGCTGCTCAGGTTCCTCAGGGCTTTCTTGGTCCTCTCGGTTGTCATGCTCGCATTCGAGATGATCGCCTACTGGAAGGGCTGGCACTTCAAGAAGCCTAATCTGCACCTGCCGGACAACCTGCACATACCTGAAGCCACGGAGATCCGAGGGTGGATGCACACTGCCTATCTCTCTTGGCTTGCATTCAGAGCCGACTATATTGCGTATCCGATTCAGGTGGTGACAAACTTCTGCATTGTTCTGTTCATCATACAGTCGTTGGACCGGATGATCTTGTGTCTCGGGTGTTTCTGGATCAAGCTGAAAAAGATTAAACCTAGCATAAATGGTGatccattcaaatcagatcatatAGAAGGTTCAGGTTCTGAGTATCCGATGGTACTAGTGCAGATTCCAATGTGTAACGAGAGAGAG GTATACGAGCAATCTATTTCAGCTGCCTGCCAGATCGATTGGCCAAGAGACCGTTTGTTAGTTCAAGTTCTAGATGACTCAGATGACGAGACAATCAAGCTCTTAATCAGAGCAGAGGTGTCCAAGTGGAGTCAACGAGGTATCAACATTGTGTACCGGCATCGCTTAATCCGAACTGGTTATAAAGCCGGAAATCTGAAGTCTGCCATGAGCTGTGACTATGTTAAAGATTTTGAGTTTGTTGCTATTTTTGATGCCGACTTCACACCAAACCCTGATTTCCTTAAGAAGACAATTCCACATTTTAAG AGAAATCCTGAACTTGGACTAGTTCAAGCACGGTGGAGCTTCGTGAATAAGGATGAGAACCTGCTTACCCGACTCCAGAACATCAATCTCTGCTTCCATTTTGAAGTCGAGCAGCAGGTGAACGGTATTTTCTTAAACTTCTTCGGCTTTAATGGGACCGCTGGTGTGTGGAGAATTAAAGCATTGGAGGATTCTGGGGGTTGGCTCGAGCGAACCACTGTAGAAGATATGGACATTGCCGTCCGTGCTCATCTCAATGGTTGGAAATTCATCTTCCTCAATGATGTCAAG GTTCTGTGTGAAGTTCCCGAGTCTTTTGAAGCTTACCGAAAACAGCAGCACAGATGGCACTCTGGTCCGATGCACTTATTCCGTGTATGCCTTCCAGCAATCATAGCATCCAAG ATATCTATATGGAAGAAGGCTAATCTAGTACTGCTCTTTTTCCTCTTGAGGAAGCTAATACTCCCATTTTATTCTTTCACACTGTTCTGTGTAATACTTCCACTATCTATGTTTGTACCTGAGGCTGAGCTGCCTATCTGGGTAATCTGCTATATCCCTGTACTTATGTCCTTACTCAATATCCTGCCGGCCCCAAGATCCCTCCCTTTCATTGTGCCCTACCTTCTCTTTGAGAACACCATGTCAGTGACCAAGTTCAATGCTATGGTGGTTGGTTTGTTCCAACTGGGAAGTTCATATGAATGGATTGTCACCAAAAAGGCAGGGAGGTCATCAGAATCTGATTTGTTGATGGCAGCAGAAAGAGACTCAAAGCCTATACACAGAGGGGTCTTGGAGGGCGAGCTCGTCGAACTGAACAAGTTGAAGGACCAACAAGTAGCAGCTCCTCCTCCCGCAAAAAAGGAAAACCAAATTTACAAGAAGGAATTGGCTCTTGCTCTTCTCCTCCTCACTGCTGCATTTCGAAGTCTCCTCTCGGCCCAGGGAATTCACTTCTACTTCCTGCTCTTTCAAGGGGTGTCTTTTCTTCTTGTGGGTCTTGATCTAATAGGGGAGCAGATGAGCTGA